The Bosea sp. 685 DNA window CTTCAGGCCTATCTCGCCGCGGAAACGCAGGCTCCCTTTTAGTTCACGTTGAGCAGCGCATTGCGCCGACAGCTTCCGTGGGCCTTCGTCACACAGCCGAGTCACGGCAACTCCCGCCTGCGCTCCAAAACATTCGCGGCCCACTCTCTGATCGAACGCGCAGCCGGCCCGCCCGACAGAGACGACAAAACGACCGGAAGGACGATACAAATGAACAATCATATGCCTCCTCCGATCCCAACTCCCTTAATATTGCTACTCAGAATTTTGGCGCGAACAGAGGCAAAAAAGCGGGCATCAGAAGCCGACAAGCCTTTCAAAAATCACGCGTTTTTGAAAATCGGCGCCCAACATATCGACATCATCAAACCCGAGAGGTAGCCGTCGAAATATTGACCGCCTCGCTATTCATATAATTTGTCTGTATGAATCTAAGACGACTTCTGTCAGGCTAACGCCATCAGATTTAAGGACGCCGCCGTGAACCACCCCAGACACCAGCACAAGGAACCTGGCCGTGAGGGCCGGCGTCGTTTGCGTTGGATTGGCTCTCGACGATCCCTGCCGGCGAGCGATCCCGTAGCGCCTGAACGGCTAGCGAACATCAATCCAACCGACAAGCAGCGCTCCGGTTCGCCGGAAAGGAAGCGCCAAGTGAGCGCCAACCCTTCAATGGTGTGCGCACCCCTTCGAGCCGGGCTTCGATGGACTGGGCGATCGCAGCAGACCGATCCCGCAAATCCTGAGCGGACCAAGCAATCAAAATTTTCCCTTAGGTCGGACGTCGCTCGCCAGGAGCCGCCCGACCACTCAGTGAGTTAACGACCATGGAAGCCGGAACGCCGCGCAAACCCACAGTGAAGGACCTGCTGCCCGCAAGTTTCCTGCAACAGGCAATCAGCAGGGCACCCAAACTGTTACAGCTGAACCGCCCAGCAAAGGGTATCGCCATCTACTGCCGCCGCTCGACCGACATTGAGAACGATTCGATCGAGCGCCAGATCGACCGTGGGACCGAATACGCCGAGCGTCGTTTCAAGGCCCCCATCGACTACAAATATGCCGATGCCGGTATCAGCGGCGAAGTCCGCGAACGTGACGGCCTCAGCCGCCTGCTGAAGGATGCCGAAGCGGGCCTGTTCAATGTCGTCATCGTTGAGGAAGTCGATCGCCTCGGCCGAACGATGGCCATCATCGCGGATATCCACGACCGGCTCGAAAAGCTAGGCGTGCGAGTTCATAGCGTTAGCAAGGGCGACGTCATCGAAACGATTGACATCGCGTTCAAGGGCTTCATGGCAAGCGAGCATCAAGTGCTCCTGCGTGCCCGGAGCAAGGCCGGTAAGCAACGGGCCGTTGAAGCAGGCAAGATCGTAACGAAACTGCCCTTCGGCTACGTCAAGGATTACCTACGGCCAGGCCAATGTTCGATTGACTCAGCGAAAATGCCCGTCATCCGCTGGATGTACGAAGCGCGTGCGGCCGGTATGACGCTTCAGGCAATCGCCAGGGGAGCCAATAAACGGCTGGGCCAAACTCTGATCCATCGAGTGTCGCTTGCTTATATCTTGAGAAACCCGATCTACAAAGGCGTCTATACATTCCGCCGTAGCGTTGCCGCCGCTCGGCGCGATGGGAAGAGGGTTCAGGTACCTCGTCATCCAGATGAGTGGATGACTGTGGTGAAGCCCGAATTGCGTATGGTCGACGAGGATCTTTGGGACCACGTCGTAAAAGGACTGACAAAAAGAGGCCGTCCGGGGGGCGCACGCCTTCTGAGTGGGAAGTGCGTGTGCCGGGCCTGCGGCAACAGAATGGTCGTCCGAGATAATAAGTTCATCGGCAAAGTATACTATCGCTGTTATCAAAACGAATACGATCCAAAATCCATCCCGCAGTGCAAGGGGGGCCTCATTGGTGCGGAAGACATCGAGCGGCTTTGTCTCGACGCCATTCGCGACGTCCTGAGTTGCGACCAACTTGAAAGCGAATTCCAGCGCATGGTGGAAGAGGAGTTCGCCAGGAACATAGCTGCGCTCGGACCGCGACGTAAGGAATTGGGTGCACGAAAGGAAAAACTCGAGGCTCAACTGAATAAGGAGCTTGAGAATGTGGCCCTGCAGAACTTTCCTGCGGAACTCGTGCAGCAGCGGCATCGCAAGATGACGGAGGAGTGGGAACAGCTAGACGCCGAGCTCACCGACATGCCCGACATCGACCGGCGATTTATCGTCGACAACTCACGCAAAGTGAGGCTCCTTGAGGCATTCGACCGCGTGTGTAACACTTTAGGTCATGATCTGCGGCGACACGATACGGACAGCGAAGAGGCGCTCGCAGCGCTTCGCAATCTGATTGCCGGCGTTCAGATCACCAGGATCCTGGGTTCGCGGAGCTACCGCTGCACGATTTCGATCGCTGCCGATGCCATCATGGGGGCTGCTCACGCTCCGGGCTGTAAGCCCAGCCTGCATCGGCGCTTCGAGCACATAGTCCATAGGCCCACCGACAGGCTCGATAAAAAGCAGATCGCCCGCGCCTATGAAAACCGGAGCTATTTCCTGAACG harbors:
- a CDS encoding recombinase family protein; the protein is MEAGTPRKPTVKDLLPASFLQQAISRAPKLLQLNRPAKGIAIYCRRSTDIENDSIERQIDRGTEYAERRFKAPIDYKYADAGISGEVRERDGLSRLLKDAEAGLFNVVIVEEVDRLGRTMAIIADIHDRLEKLGVRVHSVSKGDVIETIDIAFKGFMASEHQVLLRARSKAGKQRAVEAGKIVTKLPFGYVKDYLRPGQCSIDSAKMPVIRWMYEARAAGMTLQAIARGANKRLGQTLIHRVSLAYILRNPIYKGVYTFRRSVAAARRDGKRVQVPRHPDEWMTVVKPELRMVDEDLWDHVVKGLTKRGRPGGARLLSGKCVCRACGNRMVVRDNKFIGKVYYRCYQNEYDPKSIPQCKGGLIGAEDIERLCLDAIRDVLSCDQLESEFQRMVEEEFARNIAALGPRRKELGARKEKLEAQLNKELENVALQNFPAELVQQRHRKMTEEWEQLDAELTDMPDIDRRFIVDNSRKVRLLEAFDRVCNTLGHDLRRHDTDSEEALAALRNLIAGVQITRILGSRSYRCTISIAADAIMGAAHAPGCKPSLHRRFEHIVHRPTDRLDKKQIARAYENRSYFLNDGEFSSIIEAFGSEIAKLIITSELNDPRKLLDILAFLATTSTTRPALREILGLPWYLKIVRRINTTLTTNLWNRISEFLQQEFPERRHSFNPKFRDVWMAWREK